The following is a genomic window from Candidatus Dormiibacterota bacterium.
GAGCGGCTTCGTGCCGCGCCACGTGAGCTCGATGAGGCTTCCATAGCTCGCCGGATCCGATCCCGAGATCGTCCCCGATGCGAAGAGGTCCCCGGGGCGGATGCGCGTTCCGTTGCTGCGCACGTGCGCGAGTTGCTGCGCCATCGTCCAGTAGAGCTCGCCGGCGTTCGTTCGCGCGATCGTGAGGGGCGCAAGCCCGGCCGTACGCATTGCAGCGCTCTGCAGGTCGGCGGCGAGATCGATGTCGTACGCGCAGTCGTTTTCGAGGCGCAGATACGGCAGCGGCGCCGGACTCTGCTTCTGTGGCGCGATGCGAAAGGGCGCGAGCGCATCCAGGGTAACGACCCACGGCGAGATCGTCGTCGCGAACGATTTGCCGAGAAACGGGCCGAGCGGCTGGTATTCCCAGGCTTGAATGTCGCGCGCGCTCCAATCGTTGACGAGGACCAGCCCGAAGATCGACTCGCTGCCCGTCACGAAGCCCACCTCGAGCTCGATGTCGAGCATCGTGCTCGGCCCGAAGACGGGCGCGTCCGCGTCCTGCGGTTTGCGCTGGCCGTTCGGGCGCCGCACGGGCGTCGCGTCAACGACGATGCTGCCCGCGCGTCCGTGATATCCGACGGGCATCCATTTCCAATTCGGCAGAAGCGGCTCGGCGTTTGGGCGGAAGATGCGGCCTAGATTCCTCGCGTGCTGCTCCGACGAGTAGAAGTCGACGTAGTCGCCGACTTCAACGGGCAGGCGCATCGCAGCCCCTATCCGTTCCACGTATAGCTCTGCGTCGAGATCGTCTTGCAGCAATGCCTGCAACCGTTTTCGCAGCGCGTGCCAGGCGCCCGGTCCTTCGGCGAGCAGCGGATTGAGAGACGGCGCGCGCAGCACGCCGGGTGCGCAGACCCCGTCGAAGAGTGCAGCCTCCGCCCCGGCATGCAGGTCGAAGATGCGATCCCCGATCGCCACGCCGAGATGGACGCTTCCGTCGCGCTCGAACGCGCCGTACGGCAAGTTCTCGATAGGAAACTCGTTCATTGCCGCGGCAGAATGCCGAGCGCCATGAGATCGTCGACCGGCTCCGCGAAGCTACAGCTTCCGAAGCCGAGAAAGCGCTGTAGGCGATCCGCACGCAACGCCTCGGCATCTGCGAGGACCGTGTCGTGCCACAAGAACCCGCGTTCGTCGAACGAAAACGCCGACGCCTCTTCCTCCGCGACGACTTCTCGGACAGTTGCAGTATCGTACCGCGACGCGACGCACGCGGCGCCGAGCACGTTGAGAAACCCGTGCATGACGAACCCCGCTGTGGCGTTGAAGTGCCGTACTGGATGGTGCAGTCCCGCCGTCGCCTTGAAGGCGACGCCCGCTCGCGAGGCGGCGACGACGAAGTCTGCAACCTCTTGGACCGGCGGCGTAGCGTCCGGCGTCGCGCCGCCGCACCGAATTTTCGCGCCAAACCTGCTATCCGAGAGCGCGTCCATCGCCTCGGCGAGCGCCGCGGAGCTCAGCCTGCGCGGAAGCTCCACGGCGATCGGCAACCCCGGCGCGAGCCGCTCCAGGACTTTGCGCAGCGCGCGAATCGCCGTACGGGTTGCGCCGAGTTCGCGTACCGGAAGCGCCAACGTGATCTCGCAGCTCTCGGGCAACACGTGCTGCATCGGGCGTATCGCCGCTTCACCGCCTAGCAGCACGGCCATAGGCACCGGCAAGTCCTCCGCGAGCGCCGCGTCCAGCTCGCCGACTCTCTCTGCCGGGACGACGAACTTGCCGAGCATCCAGGCGTGTGCGTTCTGCCGGCAGCGCTCGTACTCGCGCGCCGCTGCCGGCATCGAAAGCTGTGCCGGCGGGAAGAGGCCGGCGTAATCGACGATACGCTCGAGAGCGACGCGAGCTGAGGTTGGAACCAGCAGCGACTCAGGCATGGCGCGCTCCTTTCGACAGGGCCACCTGGTTCGCTTCGCAAAGCCTCAACGGTTATGAGTACGGCCCCGCGGACCCATCCCCACCCGCTGGCACACATCGACTGGGACCACGTGGAGTTCTACGTCGGAAATGCAAAACAAGCGGCGCACTACTACATGTCGGCGTTCGGCTTCGAACAGATCGCCTATGCCGGGCCGGAGACCGGAGTACGGGACCGGGCGAGCTACGTGCTCGCACAGAACGATCTGCGCTTCGTTCTCACGTCGAGCCTGCGGCCCGACGGCGAGATCTCAGATCTCGTGCGGCTGCACGGTGACGGCGTTCACGACGTCGCCATCCTCGTCGACGACGCTCGCGCTGCCTGGGAGGCCGCACGCGACGGCGGCGCCGTCTCCCTGCTCGAACCGACGGTCTACGAGGACGCGTCCGGTGCTCTCTTGCGCGCAACGATCAAGACGTACGGCGACACGGTGCACTCGTTCGTTCAGCGCGACGGCTACCGGGGGATATTCGCGCCCGGGTACGTCGAGCATCGCCGGTCGCTCACCGCGCACAAGCCCGGTCTAAAAGCGGTCGACCATTGCGTGGGCAACGTCGGATGGGGCGAGATGGACGCGTGGGGAACGTTCTACGAACGCGTCTTCGGCTTCTCGCAGCTCGTCTCGTTCGACGATCGAGACATCTCGACGGAGTACACCGCTCTGCGCTCGAAGGTCATGACCGATCCGCGCCACCGCGTGAAGTTTCCGATCAACGAGCCGGCTCAGGGCAAGAAAAAGTCACAGATCGAGGAGTACCTCGATTTCTACGGCGGTGCCGGCGTGCAACATATCGCCATTCGAACCGACGATATCGCCGAGACGATCCGCGCGCTTTCCGCCAACGGTGTCGAGTTTCTCGACACGCCGGATTCGTACTACGAGATGCTCGCCGAGCGCGTGGGCAGGATCGACGAAGCGATCGAAACCTTGCGCGAGTTGCGGATCCTCGTCGACCGCGACGATCGCGGATACATGCTGCAGATCTTCACCAAGCCGCTCCAGGACCGCCCGACGCTCTTCTTCGAGATCATCCAGCGCAAGGGAAGCCTCTCCTTCGGCAAGGGGAACTTCAAGGCGCTTTTCGTCTCGATCGAGCGCGAGCAGGAGAGACGCGGCACCTTATGACGGCGACCGTTCCGGTCGATGCGGTCATGCTGGAAGCGCGCGCTGCAGAGCTGGGCAAGCGCTCCATCAAGACCTCGGCAAAACTTGCGGGAATCGACATCGCGGTGCGCTGCACCGACCTCACGACGCTCGAAGGCAAAGACTCTGAGGGCCGCGTGCGTTCGATGTGCGCAAAGGCGATTCGTCCCCGCCCAGGGTGGAGCGAGATTCCCAGCGTGGCGGCGGTCTGCGTCTATCCGAACCTCGTGGCGGTTGCGAAATCCGCACTCGAAGGCAGCACCGTCAAGGTGGCGTCGGTGGCGACGGCTTTCCCAAGCGGCTTGGTCGACCTCGACGTGAAGCTCGCAGATACAGCTCAAGCAATTGCGGCCGGCGCCGACGAGATCGACATGGTGATCGACCGCGGCGCGTTTCTCGCAGGGCGCGAGCAGATGGTCTTCGACGAGATCGTCGCAATCAAGAAGCTCTGCTCCTCGACGAGCTCCGCGCAGGCCGTCCGCCTGAAAGTCATTCTCGAAACGGGCGAGCTCGGCAGCTACGAGGCAACGCGCCGGGCCAGCGACCTCGCTCTCGAGGCGGGCGCGGACTTCATCAAGTCCTCGACCGGCAAGGTCGGCACGAATGCAACCTTTCCCACGGCGCTCGTCATGTGCGAGGCTCTTCGCGATTTCTCTAGGCGCACCGGGCAGAAACGCGGCCTCAAGCTCGCCGGCGGTATTCGCACGACCAAACAAGCGCTGACCTATCTTGTCATCGTCAACGAGACTCTCAATGAGTCGTGGCTCGACCCCACGCTCTTCCGCCTCGGCGCAAGCTCGCTTCTCGACGACCTGCTCATGCAGTTCGAAAAGGAACGAACGGGCCACTACGCCGGAGCGGACTACATACCGAAAGACTAAAAGCATGGCGACGAAATTTGCATACGCCCCAGCTCCCGAACGCGTGCGACCGCAGTTGCGGGAACGCTATGGACTCTTCATCGGCGGTCGCTGGACCGCGCCGGAGAGCGAGCGCTACATGGAGACGATCAACCCTGC
Proteins encoded in this region:
- the fahA gene encoding fumarylacetoacetase yields the protein MNEFPIENLPYGAFERDGSVHLGVAIGDRIFDLHAGAEAALFDGVCAPGVLRAPSLNPLLAEGPGAWHALRKRLQALLQDDLDAELYVERIGAAMRLPVEVGDYVDFYSSEQHARNLGRIFRPNAEPLLPNWKWMPVGYHGRAGSIVVDATPVRRPNGQRKPQDADAPVFGPSTMLDIELEVGFVTGSESIFGLVLVNDWSARDIQAWEYQPLGPFLGKSFATTISPWVVTLDALAPFRIAPQKQSPAPLPYLRLENDCAYDIDLAADLQSAAMRTAGLAPLTIARTNAGELYWTMAQQLAHVRSNGTRIRPGDLFASGTISGSDPASYGSLIELTWRGTKPLSLPSGEQRAFLEDGDEVTLRGWCERDGLRVGFGACRGRIVAC
- the hppD gene encoding 4-hydroxyphenylpyruvate dioxygenase → MSTAPRTHPHPLAHIDWDHVEFYVGNAKQAAHYYMSAFGFEQIAYAGPETGVRDRASYVLAQNDLRFVLTSSLRPDGEISDLVRLHGDGVHDVAILVDDARAAWEAARDGGAVSLLEPTVYEDASGALLRATIKTYGDTVHSFVQRDGYRGIFAPGYVEHRRSLTAHKPGLKAVDHCVGNVGWGEMDAWGTFYERVFGFSQLVSFDDRDISTEYTALRSKVMTDPRHRVKFPINEPAQGKKKSQIEEYLDFYGGAGVQHIAIRTDDIAETIRALSANGVEFLDTPDSYYEMLAERVGRIDEAIETLRELRILVDRDDRGYMLQIFTKPLQDRPTLFFEIIQRKGSLSFGKGNFKALFVSIEREQERRGTL
- the deoC gene encoding deoxyribose-phosphate aldolase; amino-acid sequence: MTATVPVDAVMLEARAAELGKRSIKTSAKLAGIDIAVRCTDLTTLEGKDSEGRVRSMCAKAIRPRPGWSEIPSVAAVCVYPNLVAVAKSALEGSTVKVASVATAFPSGLVDLDVKLADTAQAIAAGADEIDMVIDRGAFLAGREQMVFDEIVAIKKLCSSTSSAQAVRLKVILETGELGSYEATRRASDLALEAGADFIKSSTGKVGTNATFPTALVMCEALRDFSRRTGQKRGLKLAGGIRTTKQALTYLVIVNETLNESWLDPTLFRLGASSLLDDLLMQFEKERTGHYAGADYIPKD